DNA sequence from the Nicotiana tomentosiformis chromosome 3, ASM39032v3, whole genome shotgun sequence genome:
AATTTGTTGAAACGTCAATTGCTAACTCAATTTGAAGTATTAATAATGAGTGACAATACAAGTTTGACAGTGTGGTCCCAGAACAGAGATTTAGAGACCAAAAACAAATCACTCACACATCATATATGCATGTCAAGTTGATTAATTCAAACATCTTCAGCAACTCAAGTTAGggtaaatatacccctctactttcatatattatttatatttaaccTTCGTTATACTATCGTACCAAATTTAACCCCACCGTTATattatcgggccaaatttacccctacaatcagcaaacttttaaaaataccacttgatctgttaagtaatccaaaatctcccaaattccttttatttaaatcacttgttgttcttcttggtccactatttttgaaataattgacaTTTACCTGCTTTAtgaattagagaaaaaaatattaaataatacaaccgaataaacaaagtatagtaaattgaaaaatctaaattaggtagctttttaaaattctaaaagtatttacaacatcccaattttaatgaattcgttggACCAAATGTTGGAGattttgcaagtattagtgattggAGTTGAAGTTCCTCGGAGACTTTACATTGtctaattcaactttgctttaattaaatgcctacacattgtgcactcttaagttagtcgatctCTATACTAACCAGGCAATGACAAAACATATTTGAATAtacatacatgatgatcagctgcatataatacacaataaatagactcactaaattctacggtgtgtatatgattgaaaaataaattaaattctaAACCAATTTTATTTATGACAAGAAGAGAAATAGGTGCAttagtaattaaaaaaaaatatgaataatttgtatagtctagtaactttagcattcacatcaatagtaatttttaaaaataatggaacaagaagaacaagttatttaattaaaaaaaaattgggagATTTTGAATTACTTAATagatcaaggggtatttttaaaagtttgctgattggaggggtaaatttggcccgatagtataatgATAGGGGTAAATTTGGTACGTTAGTATAACGAAGGTTAAATGTaaacaatatatgaaagtagaggggtatatttgacctTTTTCCCTAATTAATTTGCCCGaaaaaagataatttatttatttctccTTTAAGGACTTCCGGTCCAAGCTTATTATTTAGGAGTTGAATCTATTGAATTTATAGCAGTCAAATCAGTTCAAGGTGTGTGTCTATATATGTATAacaaacaacatacccagtatatttCCACatgtggggtctgaggagggtagtgcgTACACATACCTTATCCCTATCTAGTgcaggtagagagactgtttccaatagactctcggctcagaaAGGATgcctatatatatagagagagacaCAAAGGGCTAAGCTGAGACACAAAGGGCTAAGCTGAgatacaaagaagaaaaataacacAGCGATAGTTGGATGTTTGTTGGGTGAAAGGGGAAGAATTctttcattttctttcaattatatAGGTAAGAACAGTAAACAAATGGAAGATAGAAAGAAACAAAAGTGGATCAACATAGATTGTATTATATGAAGGAAATCACTTtctataaagaaaaaataaatgatcCATACATTGGTCTTTAAGATACAAGTGGTGGTAGAATCCAGTTGCCAACTCTTTAAATTTTAAATCATATTGCACAAAACTAGTATTAACTCTATACATGTTGCTTGACCCATGAAAACTAATAACAATGGATTGAGACTATCCCCTCCCAGTTAACAATCCCAGCAGATCTTCACAAGTAAAAGAGGCCCTCCTGCTAAGAATTACAGCAAATAttataaatagaagaaaattaCAAAAGAACTTTTTTTCTAATAATAACAGTATAAGGGGAAAAAAAGGATACTCTACATATTACGACTCAGAAGAAAGGGAAAATTCAAGGCAATATGGTCTGCGTGAACTTTTCAGGAAAACATACCAAAGCAAATGTGCAAATTTTGGATTCCTCTAAAAGATAATTATAGGAATTCAATTCCTctcaaaaataatttaagaacCTAAAGATGGAACAAATGAGTTACTTTTTTCTGATTGACATTCTACAGAAAGCCGAGTACTACGGATGTATTTGTCCAAAGAAAAGGCAAGGCAGACATCCTGGTGCTTACTGCATAGTGCATTATCTGTGAATTAAAAGAAAGATGTGAAGCTATATCTGTAGTCTTGACAGATTAGTGCATTTGAAGTGAACAAGACGTGCTCGCATGCTGAATAGATCCTCTAGAATATGAATGTAGAGACAGTAGCCAGTCAACCAGGATCCTGATACTTGGAGAGGTTCATGCCAGACATATTTGCTAGTTACAAGTGGACATTAAACTGATAAACTATAAGTACTGAAACCCGAAGAGTACTGTTTGGTAATCACTTTCTAATCATAGTCATTTCCTAGATCGCTCCAAAGATTGAAATGTACACATGAACATGAGTAGCCGATGAGTTCAAGCAGTCTTGTGGAGAATCTGACTGATCTTTCCAATCCTTGCTATGAATTGTACTCTACTTATAGGGTTACATCATTAAAAGACAAACTTAAAGTGTTACTTGATGTGATCCATGCAAATGTGAATAGCCAACAATCAAATTTATCCTATCTGAAGGTGATTTTCAATAATAACTGACACAAATAAGACATCCATTTGCATTTCAAGAGAAAATAAGAAATACAGAGGTATCTGTTCATCATAGAGTTGCCATTCAATCACCCCAGCAATTAAGGTTAAAGGAGCATTTTACGGACCACACAAGAATCCACATTGTTATGCCAATTAAAATGAACTATGTGTTCTGTTCAGAAACTTAAAGTGGATTTTGACGTCTAGATATGAGGGTTCTTAACATATAGAATGATTCAGTATCACAGAAAGTGTAATAGTAGGTAGTGCTAAGGGAATAATCTAGTTTAGTCCGGTAATTGAGTCAATAGCTTTCCTATTCCATCGTTTCTCGTCCCAGATCTTGACCATCACTAGATAAGAAAGAggactcttttcttttctttcctaaGTTTATCTTGAACACAGTTTCCTTTCTTTTCTAGCAAAAGTTCTACTTAAATGCAGTTTTAGAAAGAGTAAGATTCTTCTTCCAAGATTTACTTTTTCTCCAGTAACCTTTTTGTCAAATGAAATCCTAAACTAAATATACCATGCTCACTCCAGAACTCTCGAAGTCTAAGTTTTCTACCTTATCCAAGTACGGATATTATCTCGTTCACAAGATGAATCACAAAATTAGCATTATGACTAAATGAATGCTGGTCCCAACTCCTTTCACAAGTCAGAGAAGCGGATGGAATAAATAGATATGGTATGTGTTCATCAAGGAGTATGAAAAGATACGGGAATGCAAAGGAATAATTAATAATGCAGCATCAATGACAGACCCTTGTAGCAATCATGATTAAGAATGCAGTTGATTATGCCTGAAGAGAAATCTAATACTAGGACGGTATCTGCCTAAAGTTATAATTAATGTATGGCAAACCGGATTGAATTGCATGAGCGCATTAAAAATACAACAGCCCACCGTCAAGCTTGGGTGTAATTTTAAATAGGAACAAGGTTTAGAGGAGGGAATGGAATTCAACACAAAATGAATGAAATTCTGATTCATGAATGGGCACCAAATGGAAACTGAGTCTCGCAAAGCGCACTCGGTGGGCAATCTAGTTACACAAGAAACCTCAACTCTTTTATCTTCACCAGTGCTGGTTGAATGAgacaacaaaataaaatacaCACCACATGTGCTTACGTGTTGAAGTGCAGCTTTGTTTCTTGACTTATCATCCATGAACCCTAATCCAATGCAAAAAAGTGCTAGAATATCATTCCCAACTGGTTCTTCTCTTGGTCTCATCAGCTCCTATatccccccaaaaaaaaacaatTTACAGGTTGGTATGTCATATTAATAAAAACTGACCTTTATTTAAGGCAATATTTACAACATAAAAAGCTGGATACCATATAGGTATATCCAGGGATCAGCAGAATACAAGTTTGTTTTCATGGTTGAATGTAAGAACTTAatagttcttgaagattcaaccaaCTGAAAAGAAGAATTTTCCCATTCTTCTTGTCTTTTCCGGATCTATGTTAACAATCTCCTGTATAACAACTCTTTTAACTGCTGCATATTTCATAAACTTGTACAAATAATTCAAAAAGTCAATTAGCAAGAGTGTACTTACACTCAAAGGTTGCCCAGCGAGATGGAGGCACAATAGTGCGATCTTGTTTTGCCTCTGAGGCATAGAGCAAAGTGAAGAGATCCTTTGtgtcatcctttttcttcacagaTGGGTTACTGGTGAGACCATTTTTTGGAGGTAAATTAAGAATTTCATCCATCGTGTCCAAAGAAACCTGAGAAAATACGAGTATTACTTAAGATAACGTTTTGCTGAGCCATGCTTGACAATGAAAAAGTCCAGGAAAAAAAATGTAGTTTACCAAGAAAACTTAGTATGCAAATGCATTTGGTTATACGACTTGCCAAGTATAGCACATAATGAAGAGATTGTTAACCAAATTATAAAAGATAAATAAGTAGGCAAAGGCATACTCCTGTTAATTAAAACCTAAAAGAAATTTGCTTCCAAAGTAAAAACATGTAAACAAAGTACAATATCTGCAGTACCCCACGAGATCTTGTAGATGAAGGAAATTGTGGCGGTTGTTCATTAAAAACTTCTTCCTCCAAGGAATATTTTCTTGCTTTCCTTGGAATATCAGCTTTTGCTCCGAATTCGCTTGTTTCAGCAGCCATATTAGATGGGGCTGGTTGTGGGGCATATCTAGAAGCCCATTTTTTCTCCTGATACCTGGAGTCAGAATGAAATATGTAAAGGGAACAGTCATGTAGATTTCATTTGATAAAAACATGTGAGTGCATAACATAAGTTTTTGTGCAGAATTACTTGGTCCGAATAAATTTCGCAATGTCGCTTCTATCTGCGCTTGCTGGTAGATCTGCCTCCCAATAATTGTTCGACTTCTCATTACCTACACCTGCACATTAAAACATGGACCAAGAATTACCCTTGTTAGCCTCCTAAATATCTTCAGAAGTATAAGAAATTTAAGGGGAAAAGATAACCAGAATATCAAAGGCAAATGGCAGTATGGCACATAACAGGGCTCTATTTGGAATGAACAAAACATTTACTCCATGATTTTTACCCAGTTTCTTGTGtcttgttctatagcttcttagGAAAAGTTTTCAGCTGGAGAACACTCTCAATACTAGGGGGAAAAAATAGTAGCTcgcccacccccacccccaccccaagcACACAACAAAAAGAGGACCTCCTTTGCGAAGAACTTCTTGTTCTTGTCCACTTTCGTGATGGTATTTGACTGAGAACAAAATTAAGGATGTTACAATTCAACTTATATATCATAGCTGTGACAGTTGAAATAGTATAACATTAATCGTTGAATAGTTAGATTGCAAATGGAATGAATTTCTTGTCAAAATTGTATAAAATATGAATTCCATAAAATATTTCCACACATCCCAAAATAGATAAAATGTCATGTAAATTAGGAAGGAGGAGTTTCTGTTTTCCCAATTATTCAGActagtttttcctttttttcctaaGAACCACCTCAATTGGGCTTCCCTGTCCACTGAAAAATAAATTGTGGAATGTTTTCAACATGTTTACAGAACAGTGGAGGATGAGGAACAAAGTTTCACTGAACAGAAtttcttgaaagttcttcaacaacaGAGGTACAAAAGCAACTAGCCTTTACTCCTACTCCTCATTCTCCCTCCCACCGTCCTTTTCTCCTCCAGAGACAAAAGCTTGCCCAAAGTCCACATTCGGAGATGTCAATAACTCTGACCTAGTTAGTAATTGAATGAACATTAGTAGCCTTCTGCTAACTATGAAATGCCGTAAGGATGAGAGCTGTATAGCATACTCAAAGGATCATGAAATGTTTCTATTCGGTTGGGGAAGTAGAAGAGTGACTACGTTCATTTAGATAAAGTAGCGACAATCTTTAATACCTAAAGGTTTTTTATACATGTGTGCATGTGTGGCATgcacgagagagagagagagagagagagagagagagagagagagagagagagagagagatacatTGCATGAAAGCAACCTGCTCCGGCAGCCATGTGTCCAAAGTTGTCGACCTTACCTATCACAAGCAAGAGGCATGATAGCCATTAGCAAAGAAGATTAAGCATTCAGAATCTATATCCAAAAGTCTCTGTGTGCTTTCTTCGATGTATTCAGAAAAACCTGAGCGACCTTCTGGAACTGGACTCAACTCCACGATTGCATATATACAAATAAAAAGGTAAAGGCATAAACTGAGAACTTCAGGGATAAAATGTCAAGGCCAGTGCCATCTTTATCTTGGACAATTCAAACGGAATCATTAGAAATCTTTGATTCAGTAAAGTTGAGGAATGTATTTATGCAGCGATAAAATGGAAATTTTCATGAACAGAACACTTGTTTGTTGTAGCAGTGTCATGTATATATTGCTTTTGTTGTTTGAGAAATCACTACAGAAAACAATGTTTATCAAATGACAAGAATGgtttttccttattttcattcaaaaAGTTCTCCAGAAAAAGTTCAATGAAGAAAAACTGAAGTCAACAACACATACGCAGCATCTCATCTAGATGACCCAATCTCCATTTTCCTGAATCacagaattttttttttctccgAAGTCAATCTGATTGGTTTGCGCTGTTCCTAAAGTAGAAAAAAAAAACTGGATATTTTGCCAACTATTACTTTACATAGACAGGAAAAGTGACGTAGGCGCAAGCAAGTTCGAAATATATTTTGCATTCAGTTCCGAGAGTATAACCCTTGCATAGTCATTAGCTTTATGTTTAAATTTCAAGAGGCGTCCGGTGTAAGGGCTTACTAAAATTCACTGATAACATGAAACATCAAAATTTCCATGAAGAAAGAACCAGTGATAAATTTAGTTGACATGAAGCATCGTTTAACATTTAAAAGCATAACTTTTTTTCTCTGTACACAATAAAGTGATCAAAAGCTCATAGTGTGTAGCCCCTTCCCTCTTCAGATTTCTTTCCAAGGGCAGGTACACAAAAAGTAGAAACGAATATCGTAAAGAAACCGGCTACTTCATTAAAGAGATGGCATTGAATATTATTTCACTAAATGAAAAACTGAACCTGGGAAAAAAGCAGTTCATTTCATACTGATCGCTTCATATATTTCACTAGAGTATATGTAGGGAAATAATTgaataagaaaatatgaaaatttagaAAACAACAGTTAAAATAGATCTGCTACGACTTCTTATTTATGAAGGTATTGCAAATTTCAGAGACGGCGGGAAAAAGGTGTTTGAAGGCATCAGCAAGTCGTAATCTTTGCTTCTCCCCCTTTTAGATAAGTAATGAGACAATAGAATTACCTTAGCAGGGGAAGCCATTTCCACTAATAGATAGTCCCCAAGAATGTTAATAGATAATAGCCCTTTATGCAACATAAGTTAATTATGCTTCACTTTCTGAGTCTTCCCATCTTAACCTACATTTGGTGCTGCATAAGGCTTATAGTTTTCGCTTTACTCACTTAGTATTCAGGTAGCCATTATCAAATTCCACGACGACCCTTCAAATACATCCTTAAACCACTAAACTAAGTTATTGGGATCAAACTGTGTCTCATTCAGATTGTTTTGCAAAAACTCAATAGCACCCAGAATCGAAACTGTGTTTCACCTGTTACGGACAGTCTTTTAGTGTTGAATTTGTAATGCTATTAAATAAAGGATTGGATGCATTTGATAGTCAAACAGTAAAACTTAAAACAAAAAAACATCTCGAGTAATTTTGATACGGAGTATTTGATACTAAAAACTTAAGCAACTAAAGTGTATACCTTTGAAATATGCACCCCAAGACTACGATGAATTCCTGAACATTGCAGGCAGATGAATATCCCAAGGTTGATGCTTGCCCACCTTGGTGCCCTGATACAAAATATCAGAAACTATCAAAAAGCGATTAGACTAACATGTTGAATGAAAGGAATATGCTTTAGCACAGGGACACCGTGAAAGACTATGCAGAGACAGAACAATCAGTACAAAGAAAGAGTAAAAATAGATAATGTACAAGGTGGAAAGTGCACATCTAGCTCCTTGCATAACCTACTACTATTCTAGATGGTCATGATATACAGTTAACAGCTGCAAACCGGTTGCAGAAAGCGCACCTTCCCCGACAATCTGCACATTCCCTATTTTCTGGAAGCTTAAGAAGACCCTCCAATATCTGCAAGTAGTGA
Encoded proteins:
- the LOC104099179 gene encoding probable ADP-ribosylation factor GTPase-activating protein AGD15 isoform X2 encodes the protein MNDKASVSKELNAKHAKILEGLLKLPENRECADCRGRAPRWASINLGIFICLQCSGIHRSLGVHISKVRSTTLDTWLPEQVAFMQCVGNEKSNNYWEADLPASADRSDIAKFIRTKYQEKKWASRYAPQPAPSNMAAETSEFGAKADIPRKARKYSLEEEVFNEQPPQFPSSTRSRGVSLDTMDEILNLPPKNGLTSNPSVKKKDDTKDLFTLLYASEAKQDRTIVPPSRWATFE